The Acidobacteriota bacterium genomic sequence TCGGCTGGGGAAGAAACCGATTCACTACGCCGAGAGCGCAGAGCGGATCCTCTTCGCGTCGGAGATCCCCGCCCTCTTCGCGATGGGGGTGCCCCGGCGGTTCGATCCGTCGGCCCTCGGACCGTATCTGGCCCTCGGGTACGTCCCCGCGCCGGCGACGGCGATCGAAGGGGTGAAGCGCCTCGGCGCGGGATCGGTGCTGGTGTACGAGAAGGGTCACGCCACGGTGTCGCGGTACGCGAAAGCGCCCGGCACGGCCGCCGCCCCTCCCGGCGCGGCGCCGGCCTCCGCCGCGGAAGCGGCGCGCCGGCTGAGGCCCCTGCTCGACGAGAGCGTGAGGGTGCGCCTCCGCAGCGACGTGCCGATCGGAGTCTTCCTGAGCGGCGGGCTCGACTCGTCGATCGTCGCGGCGATCGCCGCGCGCGAGTCGGGGCCGACCCTCGACACATTCACCGTGGTCTTCGACGAGACGGGATACGACGAGTCGAAGGCGGCGCGCGAGACCGCGCGTTTTCTCGGAACCACCCACCACGAGATCCGCGTCGCCGCCGACGCGGCCGCGGCCCTCCCGGCGCTCATCCGCCGTCTCGGCGAGCCCCTCGCCGACTCCTCGCTCGTCGCCGTGCAGCGCCTTTCCGAGGCGGTGAGGGGACACGTGAAGGTCGCGCTCTCCGGGGACGGCGGCGACGAGGTCTTCCTCGGTTACGATCGCTACCGCGCGCACCGGCTGGCCGCGCGTTGGAAGCGGCTCCCCGCGCTCGCGCGCCGGACGGCGCGGGCCTCGATCGCGGCGCTTCCCGGCGCGCGCGGCCGCCGCAACGTCGCGGGGCGCGCGGGGCGCTTTCTCGCCGCCGCCGAGGCGAGCCCCTTCGACGCGAACGACCGGTGGATCTGCCGGTTCCACCCGGCGGATCAGCCGGCGCTTCTCACCCCGGAGGGGAGGAACGCCGTCGCGGGAGACCCTCTGGCCGCCTTCCACTCCCGGTACGATCGACCGTCCGCACTCTCGGCTCTCGATGCCGTCGCCGGGGCCGATCTCGAGGTCTGGCTTCCGGACGACGTCCTCCGCAAGGTGGACGGCGCGTCGATGGGCTCCGCCCTCGAGGTGCGCTCCCCCCTCCTCGATCACGAGCTGGTCGCGGCGGCCGTCGCGATCCCCGCCGAAGTGCGCATGCCGGGATCGAGGGGGAAGGCGATCCTCCGGGAGTGCGCGCGCGGCCTCGTCCCGGAGTCGATCTTGACGGCGCCGAAGAGCGGCTTCGGCCTCCCGGTGGACCGCTGGCTGCGGGCCGGGAGCTTCCGCGATCTCGCGCGCGATCTCCTGACTTCGCCTTTGGCCCGACTCGGCGCGTGGGTGCACCCTTCGGCCCCGCGCCGCCTCCTCGACGAGCACGAGGCGGGGACCGCGAACCACGACGAGCCGATCTTCACGCTTCTCGTCCTCGAGATCTTCCTCCGCGAGGTCGTCGAGGGGCGCGCGTGACGCCCACCCCCCTGAGGGTCTGCCACGTCATCACGCAGCTCGAGCTGGGGGGCGCGCAGGCCAACACCCTCTACACCGTCACCCACCTCGACCGCGCGCGGTTCGAGCCCGTGCTCGTCGCGGGGGTCGGGGGTCTCCTCGCGGACGAGGCGCGGGACTCCGGGGTGAGGTGCCATTTCCTCCCGGACCTCGTCCGCCCGATATCGCCGTCGAAGGACCTCGGCGCCTGGCTCGCGCTGAGGCGCCTGTTCGAGCGCGAGCGGCCCGCGATCGTGCACACGCACTCGTCGAAGGCGGGGATCCTGGGCCGCCTCGCCGCCGCGCGCGCCGGCGTGCCGATCCGCATTCACTCGATCCACGGCTGGGGGTTTCACCCCGAGCAGCCGGCGCCGCTGCGCGCGGCCCTCGTCGCCGCCGAGAGGCTCGCGGCGCGCCGGACGACCGCCTTCATCTCCGTCTCCGAGGCGAACGTGCGGCAGGGGGAGGCGCTCGGGATCCTCGACGGTCGGCGCGCGCGCGTCGTGCACAGCGGGATCCGTCTCGCCGAGTTCTCGCCGAGGCCCGAGGCGACGCTCGCGGCCACGAGTGAGGTCGTCGTCGGCATGGTCGCCTGCTTCAAGCCGCAGAAAGCGCCGGTCGACTTCGTGGAGGTCGCCGCGCGCGTCCTCGCCGAAGAGCCCTCGGCCCGGTTCCTCCTGGCGGGGGACGGGGATCTCCGCGGCGCGATCGAGTCGCGCATCCGCGAGAAGGGGATCGGCGGCCGCGTCACGCTCCTCGGCTGGCGGCGCGACGTCCCGGCGCTGATGCGGTCGTTCGACATCCTGCTCCACACGT encodes the following:
- the asnB gene encoding asparagine synthase (glutamine-hydrolyzing) translates to MCGIAGVASADASAPGDGARAAAGSLALAHRGPDGSGMTALPGCALAHRRLAILDLSDRAAQPMASADGRHVIVFNGEIYNHVELRRDLERRHPYRSTSDTETILHLYAEKGLEALALLRGMFALAIWDTVERRLVLARDRLGKKPIHYAESAERILFASEIPALFAMGVPRRFDPSALGPYLALGYVPAPATAIEGVKRLGAGSVLVYEKGHATVSRYAKAPGTAAAPPGAAPASAAEAARRLRPLLDESVRVRLRSDVPIGVFLSGGLDSSIVAAIAARESGPTLDTFTVVFDETGYDESKAARETARFLGTTHHEIRVAADAAAALPALIRRLGEPLADSSLVAVQRLSEAVRGHVKVALSGDGGDEVFLGYDRYRAHRLAARWKRLPALARRTARASIAALPGARGRRNVAGRAGRFLAAAEASPFDANDRWICRFHPADQPALLTPEGRNAVAGDPLAAFHSRYDRPSALSALDAVAGADLEVWLPDDVLRKVDGASMGSALEVRSPLLDHELVAAAVAIPAEVRMPGSRGKAILRECARGLVPESILTAPKSGFGLPVDRWLRAGSFRDLARDLLTSPLARLGAWVHPSAPRRLLDEHEAGTANHDEPIFTLLVLEIFLREVVEGRA
- a CDS encoding glycosyltransferase family 4 protein; translated protein: MTPTPLRVCHVITQLELGGAQANTLYTVTHLDRARFEPVLVAGVGGLLADEARDSGVRCHFLPDLVRPISPSKDLGAWLALRRLFERERPAIVHTHSSKAGILGRLAAARAGVPIRIHSIHGWGFHPEQPAPLRAALVAAERLAARRTTAFISVSEANVRQGEALGILDGRRARVVHSGIRLAEFSPRPEATLAATSEVVVGMVACFKPQKAPVDFVEVAARVLAEEPSARFLLAGDGDLRGAIESRIREKGIGGRVTLLGWRRDVPALMRSFDILLHTSRWEGLPRVFAEAMATAIPVVATRVDGAPEAIEEGVNGRLFDPGDVRGMAGAVVELVRDAPLRRRMGRAGLERAGGWDIDEMVREQERIYEDIIRAAAAEPAPAPR